The genomic DNA CAGGCTTCCCCCCATATTCTTTACTCCTGTTGTATTCCATCACCCCACTTGTGATGTTGCTGTAAGAGACTGGGGGACGCTGCCAGTTTTGTGTTTGTGTCATTTATCCCTCTGGTTCTTTTGGATTTCCACATTGGCCATTTTTCCTAGAACGCTGAGCTTCCTGACGCGTGGGTTGACCTCACCCTCTCCCACACTCCTGCCCTCTCTCTTGCTTTTCCCTGTTACTGAGGCTGATGTTCGTATCAGCTGAACTGGGAAATCTTTTTGCTTGTGTAGCAACTTTGTGGTTAAACATTTATCCTGGGTCTCATCGGTGGCGGTTATATTACATGTCTTGTGCTCCAGGTTGGATTTGGGGTGTGCAAAGACGGCCAGTGGTATTTAAAGCCTAGTGACACATACGCCTGGGTATAAGTAATTAAATGCATGTTTTGGAGTGGTGGGACCATGGgtacttttttcccttctcttttttctgttttgtttgtttttgtcaacTGCTGTGTCTAATAAATCGAGCGTGGATTTCGCAGCAGCCAGAGcagtctgggtttgaatcttacTTATCCCTGCCACTTTCTACCTGCAGGACCTTGGCACATTCTGTCTCACCTCTAAGTGTCATTTTCCCCACAACAGAACTGGGGTACTGCTGTCTGCCTCACAGGGTCACGGGGTCCTCAGGTGAAAGAGCAAGTGTGCGAAAGTTCCTGGCATGTGGTGGGCGTTCAGGAAGTGTTTCCCTTCCGTGTTCCTTGCTCTCCTTTGCCTTCCACGTGCTCTCTGCGTGGTGAGCGCCGGGTGTGTGACTGGCTGACCGGTGGCTGGTCTTCTTTGCACGTGTCCTTTGCAGTGACCTGCAGAATGCCACCGCCGGCTCCTTCGCCTCTGCCTTCGCCGCGCTGGTGCTCTGCCCCACTGAGCTCGTGAAGTGCCGCCTGCAGGCCATGTACGAGATGGAGACGTCGGGAAAGATCGCCAAAAGCCATAAGTAAGCACGCTGGGGCACAGACGTTTAGGTCGCTGTGTGTATTAGGCCTGGGCATattgtttacttaaaatttttaattatacgAAAATTAGGTGGGAGGTATGGAAATAGATTTATCTATTCCAAAATATTCTGTTGCTCAGAAGACTGTTTTCTAACGGGACTGGATGTGATATCCATAGGATATCTCCAGTGGATCTTTGCTGCCCCAGAAATGGAGAAGCGGGGAGCTTCTACCCATCTCGGCCCCTTGGGTTTGTCATGCCTGGTCCCCAACTGTATTTGGAAGCCCAGAGCAGGCAGCTTTGAACTTTGTCCCCAAGCATTCGCCAGCACATGTTGGGGGGCTGAGCCATCTCTAAGTGCCGTTTGGATTCTGAGATGAACGTTTGGTGCCCAATCCAGGGTTTCCCACAGCGGTTCAGGCCAAGCACCTCAGATCCTAGTAGAATCTTCCTTTACCcccctccctgcagcccctgcAAAGGCCCAAGTCCTGAAAACATTCACCAAACCGTTGTAAGCGTAGCTGCTCCCCAGCGATCAAACCACTCTCTGACTCAGGCTTGGAAACAGATTCTGGTGACCCTGTGAAAGTGCACGTGTCATAcccaatataatttattttatcactgAAAAGCAATTTATTACTCTTCTTAATCTCAAAACGTGCTTTTTAACTTGGACGTCTGAGTGATGTTCTGGTCTTGGATATTGCTATGGTTAACTAGAAGTTTTTTGATTCTATAGGAAAAAACCagtagataaatgaataaattctggAGGTATTAGTCTCTGCTTAGCGAGAATTGGGTTTGTCATAATGACCTATTTTGTGTACCCTTGAGGTTTCATTACTACCAACTTGAATCCATCATTCATAGCCTAGAAGTCCAAAAGTTAAATTTATAAAACTTTTTActgatatataataaatatagtatgtgaatatgcACAGAAATCATAAATGTGCAGCTCTGTAAATAGTTGCAAATGAACATCCCTATGTAATCAGGACCCAGATTAAGAAACAGAATGTTAACAGCACCCAGAAAATTCCCTCATGTCCCTTCCAGGTAGtctaaggtattttttttttttaactccattttgttttgtttttttttaacatataaaacagccatttaaaggatttttttaagaataatttttagaTCCAAAGGGCTTAGGCAGATTGAAACCTTGGAAGAAGGTATAAAATTCCAAGTCTGACTTTGCATTTAGGCATAGCTGTGCTCCACACAGGGCTTTATAGTAGCTTTGGGTCAAGTGTTGGCCCTGGTTAACTGTGGGAGTGGGATTACTTTATTCCACATTATACAATGCAAGCGGGGCTGCAGGAAGGACCCGACAGTAATGTCTGCGAAGCCCCTGAGGTCCTCAGGAGGGAGCTCATCATCAGAGCCTATGGCCTTTCTCCCCTCAGCTGAGCCCTCTTTGCTCCCAGCCCGATCACCTGCTCTCTGAGAACAAAGGGAGGGGcaaggtgtttttatcaagacaCACTGGGTCACCGGTCTCTAAGAACTAACCTCTTGGTGCTTTTTGCATTGCAGGAGCTGTAACTCAGTTCTTAGCATGTCTTTTGTCTTGCCTTCACATAACATACACTCCTTTGTTCATTTCTCTGCACTAAACCAAAACACACCCTAAACACCTGAACAAAGTCCCTCAAACCCCAGCAGATCAAAAGAAAGATTGAGGGGATAGGAACTGAAGTGGGTACTGGACTGAGGTATGGACTGAGCACATACAGTTTCATTTCATGCTTGCTGCATTCCAAGAgctcctccatggaaacatctctgATGACTCCTAGAAATATATGCatccattttaataaaatgtttgccatagaataagttaggtgaCAAACTTCGGTGTATGTATCCATAGTTCTCGGAAGTTATTTCCTTCCTGCAGAAGGATGCCCCTTGCATGCCCCTGCGACTTCCTCCCCCGTGCTCCCCCAGGGTGGGTCGTTGTCCTCCACCCCTTGCCTCCCAGCACAACTGTCTCCTTGTGTCTCCTCCCAGTACAGTAGGGTCTGTCGTGAAGAGCATCCTCACAAAGGATGGCCCCTTGGGCTTCTACCACGGCCTCTCCAGCACTTTACTTCGAGAAGTACCAGGCTATTTCTGCTTCTTCGGAGGCTATGAATTGAGCCGGTCGTTTTTTGCATCGGGAACATCAAAAGATGAACTAGGTAACTTCACTCAGGTGACGGTGTTGTCACTTCCCACTGGGTAGGCGGCTGCCCCTTCTCCAGGCTGTGTGCCGCTTTCTGGGGGGTCCACCTGGGACGGGGGAATTTCTGGATGTAGGAAAGTCACATGGCAGTGGGTGAGTGCTAGCACCCTTCCCCCAGGCTTCATAATTTCTTCAGGACAGGGATTGAGGCTCAGTACATCCCAAATACCTTTACTTGGAATTacatttgttaatttcttcaggatccatttTAGGGGAAGAAGGAATACAGAAATTACTTTCCTCTTGAGGAAATCACCTGTAAATGATCTTGCAATAAGCTTAACACTTGGGAATAAATCTTGATAGTGAGAACAGTGAAAAGTGTAGTTCTAGCTGATTGCTGTTTAGCTATTTGACACAACTGTGCAACATTTGGCTCACATAAGTGAGTTGCTTTTTTCTTAAATAGCTCCTTTCATTGTTTTGAATCTGCTCAGGGAGTTATTCAAGCTCCAAACTAACTGTCATGTTTAAAAGAGAATTTTGATTTTTCATGATTAAGGAAGAACTGGGGCTGTGGGGAATTAAAATATTAGACTAAGAACATAGGAAAGAAGATGTGGCCGTGCTCTAAACCTGGCTTTCAGTGCCTCTGTCCTCATCCCCCGTAAGTGTGGCCACGCTGGCGGTGGGCCATGTGGGTTCCTGGGGTGCAGGCCTCTGGGATGGGGAGGGGTCACGCACTAGGGCTCCTTGTCCTGGCGAGACCCAGAGGTGCACCAGGACTATCAAATCTAACCTGGCTTGTGTTTTTAGCTCTCAGTAGTAAAGGGCTTTTGACAGTTTCCTCAAGAATTTTGTTTCTTGGCATTAGCAATTTTATTTTCACCTACCTGCAGCCCTTACTATGTTGACCTTTGGAAATGCTGCGTTCTCTGTTCTTGAGAAAAAAATACTGTTTGCTGTTTTTCTTCTCTAGGCCCTGTTCCTTTGATGTTAAGTGGAGGAGTTGGTGGAATTTGCCTCTGGCTGGTGGTTTACCCGGTGGATTGTATCAAATCCAGAATTCAGGTTCTTTCCATGGCTGGAAAACAGGCAGGGTTTCTCGGAACCTTTGTGAGTGTCGTGAGAAATGAAGGTGAGTGTGCTGACCACAGAACTGAATaggtatgtgttccagtttgctagtgctgccggaatgcaaaacaccagagatggatcagcttttataaaagggggtttatttggttacacagttacagtcttaaggccataaagtgtccaaggtaacgcatcagcaatcgggtaccttcactggaggatggccaatggtgtccggaaaacctctgttagctgggaaggcacgtggctggcgtctgctcctgagttctggttccaaaatggctttctcccaggatgttcctctctaggcagcagcttctcaaaaatgtcactcttagttgctcttggggcgtttgtcctcgcttagcttctccagagcaagagtctgctttcaacggccatcttcaaactgtcatctgcagctactctctcagcttctgtatattcttcaaagtgtccgtcttggctgtagcaagctcgctccttctgtctgagcttatatagtgccccagtgaactaatcaaggcccatgctgaatgggcggggccacacctccatggaaattatccagagttatcactcacaactgggtggggcgcatttccatgg from Choloepus didactylus isolate mChoDid1 chromosome 12, mChoDid1.pri, whole genome shotgun sequence includes the following:
- the SLC25A15 gene encoding mitochondrial ornithine transporter 1 isoform X1 yields the protein MKSNPAIQAAIDLTAGAAGGTACVLTGQPFDTMKVKMQTFPDLYRGLTDCCLKTYSQVGFRGFYKGTSPALIANIAENSVLFMCYGFCQQVVRKAAGLDRQAKLSDLQNATAGSFASAFAALVLCPTELVKCRLQAMYEMETSGKIAKSHNTVGSVVKSILTKDGPLGFYHGLSSTLLREVPGYFCFFGGYELSRSFFASGTSKDELGPVPLMLSGGVGGICLWLVVYPVDCIKSRIQVLSMAGKQAGFLGTFVSVVRNEGMKALYSGLKPTMIRAFPANGALFLAYEYSRKLMMSQFEAC
- the SLC25A15 gene encoding mitochondrial ornithine transporter 1 isoform X2 gives rise to the protein MKVKMQTFPDLYRGLTDCCLKTYSQVGFRGFYKGTSPALIANIAENSVLFMCYGFCQQVVRKAAGLDRQAKLSDLQNATAGSFASAFAALVLCPTELVKCRLQAMYEMETSGKIAKSHNTVGSVVKSILTKDGPLGFYHGLSSTLLREVPGYFCFFGGYELSRSFFASGTSKDELGPVPLMLSGGVGGICLWLVVYPVDCIKSRIQVLSMAGKQAGFLGTFVSVVRNEGMKALYSGLKPTMIRAFPANGALFLAYEYSRKLMMSQFEAC